The following are encoded together in the Arcticibacterium luteifluviistationis genome:
- a CDS encoding Gfo/Idh/MocA family protein, giving the protein MAKIKVGVVGTGFIGPAHIEALRRLPNVEVVALCEVSQELADQKAAELGIPVGCTFENLLKMDEIQCIHICTPNFLHYSQSKAALEAGKHVVCEKPLSKDLHEAKELVEIAAKSGLVNAVHFNLRYYPMVRQMKVMREKGELGEVFSIIGSYLQDWLFLNTDYNWRLEPDKSGDSRAIADIGSHLMDIIEYVTGLKTVELLADFNTVHDIRKKPKKAIATYSGVELGPDDYEDVAINTEDHANVLLRFDNGNSGSITVSQVSAGRKNQLKVEISGSKKTFAFNSERPNELWIGHREKANEVLMKDPSLVADGVQSVVSFPGGHNEGFPDTSKQLFKEVYAAIEEGKQPEKPTFPTFADGYRELLVCERILESHRSRSWTTV; this is encoded by the coding sequence ATGGCAAAAATAAAAGTAGGAGTAGTAGGGACAGGATTTATAGGGCCAGCTCATATAGAGGCTTTGAGAAGACTTCCTAATGTAGAAGTAGTAGCCTTATGTGAGGTTAGCCAGGAACTTGCAGACCAAAAAGCTGCAGAATTAGGGATTCCAGTAGGTTGCACATTTGAAAACCTACTTAAAATGGATGAAATACAATGTATACATATATGTACACCTAATTTCCTTCATTATTCTCAATCTAAGGCGGCTTTAGAGGCTGGAAAACATGTGGTATGTGAGAAACCATTATCTAAAGACTTACACGAAGCAAAAGAATTAGTGGAGATAGCAGCGAAGTCTGGCTTAGTGAATGCAGTTCATTTTAATTTGAGATACTACCCAATGGTACGTCAAATGAAAGTGATGAGAGAGAAAGGTGAATTAGGAGAGGTGTTCTCTATTATAGGTTCTTATCTGCAAGATTGGTTATTCTTAAATACAGACTATAACTGGAGATTAGAGCCAGACAAATCAGGTGATTCTAGAGCCATAGCTGATATTGGTTCTCATTTGATGGATATTATTGAATATGTAACTGGATTGAAAACTGTTGAGCTTTTAGCAGATTTTAACACAGTTCATGATATTAGAAAGAAGCCTAAAAAAGCTATTGCCACATATTCTGGTGTAGAATTAGGGCCAGATGATTATGAAGATGTAGCTATCAATACGGAAGACCACGCCAATGTATTGCTTCGTTTTGATAATGGAAATTCTGGTAGTATTACCGTTTCTCAGGTTTCTGCAGGTCGTAAAAATCAATTGAAAGTTGAAATTTCTGGTTCAAAGAAAACTTTTGCATTCAACTCTGAAAGACCAAATGAATTATGGATAGGACACAGAGAGAAGGCAAACGAAGTATTAATGAAAGACCCTTCTCTAGTTGCAGACGGTGTACAGAGTGTGGTTTCATTCCCTGGTGGTCATAATGAGGGCTTCCCTGATACATCAAAGCAATTATTCAAAGAGGTTTATGCAGCCATAGAAGAAGGTAAGCAACCTGAAAAACCAACATTCCCAACTTTTGCAGACGGTTATAGAGAGTTATTGGTTTGTGAAAGGATTTTAGAAAGTCACAGGTCAAGAAGCTGGACAACAGTTTAA
- a CDS encoding Gfo/Idh/MocA family protein encodes MSRKIKMGMIGGSLEAFIGAVHRRGAALDGEVELVCGAFSSNPEKSKAAGESLYLEPSRVYGSYEEMILKEKELPEGERMDFVSIVVPNHVHFPAAKFALENGFPVLMDKPVTLTTKEAKDLKVILEETGLLFALTHNYTAYPMVKEAKQLIKNGVIGDIRKVIVEYPQGWLYNLVEGTGNKQADWRTDPERCGAAGGVGDIGTHAENLAEYITGLEITELCADLTIFVEGRRLDDDANILLRFNNGAKGVLHNSQICHGEENDLNIRIYGSKGGLKWRQMEPNTLELTNQDTGSRIIRTGVGQLSEHAQAHTRQPAGHPEGYIETFASIYRNFAMALRHSWGVAADKSATGGLGGGKADGSYNPEIYDFPGIDDGLRGMGFIQTVVKSANDDTTKWTKFEI; translated from the coding sequence ATGAGTAGAAAAATAAAGATGGGAATGATAGGTGGCTCGCTGGAGGCATTTATTGGAGCAGTACACAGGAGAGGTGCTGCTTTGGATGGCGAAGTAGAATTGGTATGTGGAGCGTTTAGTTCAAATCCAGAAAAATCAAAAGCCGCAGGTGAGTCTCTTTACTTAGAGCCAAGCCGTGTTTATGGTTCTTATGAGGAGATGATTCTCAAAGAAAAAGAACTTCCTGAAGGAGAGCGAATGGATTTCGTGTCAATTGTGGTACCTAATCATGTGCATTTTCCTGCAGCAAAGTTTGCTTTGGAAAATGGTTTTCCTGTATTAATGGATAAGCCAGTGACACTAACTACCAAAGAGGCTAAAGACTTGAAGGTTATTTTAGAAGAAACTGGTCTCCTTTTCGCACTTACTCACAATTATACTGCTTACCCGATGGTTAAAGAGGCCAAGCAGTTGATAAAAAATGGTGTAATAGGTGATATAAGAAAAGTTATAGTGGAGTATCCACAAGGCTGGCTTTATAATTTAGTAGAAGGTACAGGAAACAAACAAGCAGACTGGCGTACAGATCCTGAGCGATGTGGTGCAGCTGGTGGCGTTGGTGATATTGGTACACATGCTGAAAACTTAGCCGAATACATCACAGGTTTAGAAATCACGGAACTGTGTGCCGACCTAACTATTTTTGTGGAAGGAAGAAGGTTGGATGATGATGCTAATATTTTGCTTAGGTTTAATAACGGAGCCAAAGGTGTGTTGCATAATTCTCAAATCTGTCATGGAGAAGAAAATGACCTTAATATCCGTATTTATGGTAGTAAGGGAGGTTTAAAGTGGAGACAGATGGAACCGAATACTTTAGAACTTACTAATCAAGATACAGGATCTAGAATAATCAGAACTGGGGTTGGGCAGCTATCTGAGCATGCTCAGGCACATACACGTCAGCCAGCGGGTCATCCAGAAGGGTATATTGAGACTTTCGCAAGTATCTATAGAAACTTCGCTATGGCTTTAAGGCACAGTTGGGGCGTAGCTGCTGATAAATCTGCTACTGGTGGCTTAGGTGGTGGTAAGGCTGATGGTTCTTATAATCCTGAAATTTATGACTTTCCTGGTATAGATGATGGTTTAAGAGGAATGGGCTTTATCCAAACCGTGGTTAAATCGGCAAATGATGATACCACAAAGTGGACTAAGTTTGAGATCTAA
- a CDS encoding GNAT family N-acetyltransferase — translation MEIEIRQACFSDLPDIKDLFVNTVKTCCSMYYNEREIEVWSEAVNNEERWESAVEDQFFILACQNEEVLGFASLEKTKLKNKGYLDFMFVHAEHQRKGIAKRLLNVIKDEARSRGLTLIESDVSKSAFTFFKNNGFLSFKKKSNIIGEGINLVNYRMTKSL, via the coding sequence ATGGAAATTGAAATAAGACAGGCTTGCTTTTCAGATTTACCTGATATTAAAGATTTGTTTGTCAATACGGTTAAGACGTGTTGTTCGATGTATTATAATGAGCGTGAAATTGAAGTTTGGAGCGAAGCCGTCAATAATGAGGAAAGATGGGAGAGTGCCGTTGAAGATCAGTTTTTCATTCTAGCCTGCCAAAATGAAGAGGTATTAGGTTTTGCGTCTTTGGAGAAGACCAAATTAAAGAATAAAGGATACTTAGATTTTATGTTTGTTCATGCGGAACATCAAAGAAAGGGAATAGCTAAAAGGCTTTTAAATGTAATAAAGGACGAGGCGAGGTCACGTGGTTTAACACTCATTGAAAGTGACGTGAGTAAATCAGCTTTTACTTTTTTTAAAAACAATGGCTTTTTAAGTTTTAAAAAGAAATCAAATATAATAGGAGAGGGAATTAACTTAGTCAATTACCGAATGACTAAGAGTTTATAA
- a CDS encoding rhodanese-like domain-containing protein, which yields MDDNNDISVEELKALIESGESFHFYDVRNPDEYEEANLGAKLIPLGDLQSRIDELEPIKGEHIYIHCRSGARSGRAKQYLEMEGFENVHNVLGGILAYQEL from the coding sequence ATGGACGATAATAACGACATAAGCGTAGAAGAGCTAAAAGCTCTCATAGAATCAGGAGAATCTTTTCACTTTTATGATGTCAGAAACCCTGACGAATACGAAGAAGCTAATTTAGGAGCTAAGCTAATACCGCTTGGAGACTTACAAAGTAGAATAGATGAGTTAGAACCTATCAAAGGTGAGCACATTTACATTCACTGCAGAAGTGGTGCAAGAAGCGGCAGAGCTAAGCAATACCTAGAAATGGAAGGTTTTGAAAACGTTCACAACGTATTAGGAGGCATATTAGCCTACCAAGAGCTTTAA
- a CDS encoding PASTA domain-containing protein produces the protein MPKLSTGSKTDIFIHLGILITAGLVLFFAFFFLYLPWTTNHNEEIEVPNLKGLTLQETKNVLDSRNLTYEISDSTYVNGLKPLTIFSQYPKENSGVKNGRKIFLTIISDKAPKIQVPNVIGRSEGSAKNLLSSIGFLITATEFIPAIEKNTVLKLKQDGKELAVGSTIKKGSKITLVVGDGYGNTTVSVPDLTGLSYGDADVLINGSSLNIGSILYDNSSGLPEGTVVRQKPDAGVNLRTGDAVNIWLSGDSGQDLN, from the coding sequence ATGCCAAAGCTTAGCACGGGTTCTAAAACCGACATTTTTATTCATTTAGGTATCCTAATCACTGCCGGTCTTGTTCTCTTTTTTGCCTTCTTTTTCCTATATCTTCCTTGGACCACAAATCACAATGAAGAGATAGAAGTTCCTAATTTAAAAGGACTTACTCTACAGGAAACTAAAAACGTCTTAGACTCTCGAAATTTGACCTATGAAATTTCGGATTCTACTTATGTAAATGGACTCAAGCCGCTAACTATTTTCTCTCAATACCCAAAAGAAAACTCAGGGGTAAAAAATGGAAGAAAAATTTTCTTGACAATTATTTCAGATAAAGCCCCAAAGATTCAGGTACCAAATGTAATTGGCAGAAGTGAAGGCTCCGCTAAAAACCTTCTTTCAAGTATTGGTTTTTTAATAACCGCCACAGAGTTTATACCAGCTATTGAAAAAAATACGGTGTTAAAGTTAAAGCAAGACGGCAAAGAATTAGCAGTAGGCAGTACAATAAAAAAAGGCTCAAAAATCACTTTAGTAGTAGGTGATGGTTACGGAAACACTACGGTAAGTGTTCCGGACTTAACAGGTTTAAGCTATGGTGACGCAGACGTACTTATTAATGGCTCATCATTAAACATCGGAAGTATTTTATACGATAACTCTAGTGGTTTGCCTGAAGGTACGGTGGTACGTCAAAAACCGGACGCTGGTGTGAACCTTAGAACGGGCGATGCTGTAAACATTTGGCTATCTGGAGACTCTGGACAAGACTTAAATTAA
- the dtd gene encoding D-aminoacyl-tRNA deacylase, giving the protein MIAVVQRVSEASVKIDGKVKGEIGLGFMVLLGVALDDTEEDTEWICKKIIGLRIFSDSDDKLNLDIKQAGGDVLLISQFSLQASTKKGNRPSFINAARPEKAIPLYEKTLDLLTASLGKTVASGEFGADMKVSLVNDGPMTIVLDSKDKK; this is encoded by the coding sequence ATGATTGCAGTTGTTCAACGTGTGTCTGAAGCTTCCGTTAAAATTGATGGAAAAGTAAAAGGAGAAATAGGGCTTGGCTTTATGGTGCTTTTAGGTGTAGCACTAGACGATACAGAAGAGGATACCGAATGGATTTGTAAAAAGATAATAGGGCTAAGAATCTTTTCTGATTCGGATGATAAATTAAACTTAGATATCAAGCAGGCTGGGGGAGATGTACTTTTGATAAGTCAATTTAGCCTTCAGGCTTCTACCAAAAAAGGAAACCGACCGTCATTTATAAATGCTGCTAGACCAGAAAAGGCCATTCCACTTTATGAAAAAACTTTAGATTTACTAACAGCTAGTTTAGGAAAAACGGTAGCCTCAGGGGAGTTTGGTGCAGACATGAAAGTAAGTCTAGTAAACGATGGCCCAATGACCATCGTACTAGACAGTAAAGATAAAAAGTAG
- a CDS encoding outer membrane beta-barrel protein, whose protein sequence is MKKVYLAIVSILTVFSVSAQEGGPLTLSGYVDTYYFANFNKTTTNEGASGFERIFDQNANSFQVGLAQMMLTYEAGSVTGVIDVVVGNHADLANYGNATSPLGSTSTALAIKQAYMTWAANDVLSFTAGQFGTNVGYEVIDAPANFNYSLSNLFGNGPFYHTGIKMDVAASDNVAFMVGVNNGLDSKDDNNKPKGVMGQVYLAPTDGWDVYLNYFGTNEGSKDDKATYSWFDITTSYQVTDDLLIGINAVPYGAFKTETSTQSWSGAALYVNGSVSEKLGLGVRAEYFDNSEGGIYLADFNNTGSGEGAAVTSLTLTASIDITEHLMFKPEFRFDKYKTDSGSMWLTDEAGAYTKDSQSTLGGALIFHF, encoded by the coding sequence ATGAAAAAAGTTTATTTAGCAATAGTATCTATCTTAACAGTATTTTCTGTTTCAGCACAAGAAGGAGGACCACTTACACTTTCTGGATATGTTGACACTTATTATTTCGCAAACTTCAATAAGACTACTACAAACGAAGGTGCTTCTGGATTTGAAAGAATTTTTGACCAAAATGCAAATTCATTTCAAGTAGGTCTTGCTCAAATGATGCTTACTTACGAAGCAGGTTCTGTAACAGGTGTTATAGATGTAGTGGTTGGTAATCATGCTGATTTAGCTAACTACGGTAATGCTACTAGCCCACTAGGGAGCACAAGTACAGCTCTTGCTATTAAGCAGGCGTATATGACTTGGGCAGCAAATGATGTATTAAGCTTCACAGCTGGTCAGTTTGGAACTAACGTAGGGTATGAGGTGATTGACGCACCAGCTAACTTTAACTATTCTCTTTCTAATCTTTTTGGTAATGGTCCATTCTACCATACAGGTATTAAAATGGACGTAGCTGCTTCTGATAACGTCGCTTTCATGGTTGGTGTTAATAACGGATTAGATAGCAAAGATGATAACAACAAGCCTAAAGGTGTAATGGGTCAGGTTTACTTAGCTCCTACAGACGGATGGGATGTATACCTTAACTATTTCGGAACTAACGAAGGTTCTAAAGATGATAAAGCAACATACTCTTGGTTTGATATAACTACTTCTTACCAAGTAACTGATGACTTACTTATAGGTATTAACGCGGTGCCTTATGGTGCTTTCAAAACAGAGACTTCTACTCAATCATGGTCTGGTGCAGCTCTTTATGTAAACGGAAGCGTTTCTGAAAAATTAGGTTTAGGTGTTCGTGCTGAATACTTTGACAACTCTGAAGGAGGAATCTACTTAGCTGATTTTAATAACACAGGTTCTGGAGAAGGTGCTGCTGTTACTTCTTTAACTTTAACTGCAAGTATCGATATCACTGAGCATTTAATGTTCAAGCCTGAGTTTCGTTTTGACAAATACAAAACTGATTCTGGTTCAATGTGGTTAACTGACGAAGCTGGTGCTTATACTAAAGACTCTCAATCAACATTGGGTGGTGCTTTGATATTCCATTTCTAA
- the mgtE gene encoding magnesium transporter, which translates to MNFELTNELLDSIKASIESKSELFIKNELSELYPADIATILYELSGEDAHYIMQFLDTEKGADVLSSIDSDDRKRFVGEHFTIEEIATYVNLFDSDDAVDFLNEQTIEVREKVIALLEDREHARFILDLLHYPEDVAGGLMQKELIKVYENQNVSECIEEIRNQLESVDKVYAVYVVDEDNCLKGIVSLKEIVLARKNTKIGNLLMEDIVSVDTTVPGEEVAELMQRYDLEALPVVNAIGRLLGRITIDDVVDFITERAEEDFQAVTGITGEVEEDDTVWKLAKSRLPWLVVGVLGSLMAATVIKGFESQLARVTALALFIPIMGSTGGNVGIQTSSLIVQSLAEKSALSLSLSERLFKIAKVALINGFVISVLAGVYLYAIGESQLFLVVCLALLAVVFLASFMGTVTPLLLDKVGINPAVASGPFITTANDLVGIGTYFLIAHWLL; encoded by the coding sequence ATGAACTTTGAATTAACTAACGAACTACTTGATAGCATTAAAGCTAGCATCGAAAGTAAGTCTGAGCTATTTATCAAAAATGAATTATCAGAACTCTATCCTGCCGATATAGCTACCATTCTTTATGAACTGAGTGGTGAGGATGCTCACTATATCATGCAATTTCTCGATACAGAGAAAGGGGCAGATGTGCTTTCAAGTATCGATTCTGATGATAGAAAAAGGTTTGTAGGGGAACACTTTACGATAGAAGAAATAGCCACGTATGTCAATCTGTTTGATTCAGATGATGCGGTGGATTTCTTGAATGAGCAAACCATCGAAGTTAGAGAAAAGGTAATTGCACTTTTAGAAGATAGAGAGCATGCTCGTTTTATCTTAGACTTACTTCATTACCCTGAAGATGTAGCTGGTGGTTTGATGCAGAAGGAGCTTATTAAAGTCTATGAAAATCAGAATGTTAGTGAGTGTATTGAAGAAATAAGGAATCAGCTAGAGTCCGTTGATAAAGTATACGCTGTTTACGTGGTAGATGAGGACAATTGCCTAAAGGGAATTGTATCATTAAAAGAAATTGTGCTTGCCAGAAAGAATACCAAAATAGGTAATTTGCTAATGGAAGACATTGTTTCCGTTGATACCACTGTACCAGGGGAGGAAGTTGCGGAACTCATGCAGCGTTATGATTTAGAAGCTCTTCCAGTGGTAAATGCCATAGGTCGTCTTTTAGGGAGAATTACCATTGATGATGTGGTCGATTTTATTACGGAAAGAGCAGAAGAAGATTTCCAGGCAGTAACCGGTATCACAGGTGAGGTAGAAGAAGATGATACTGTATGGAAGCTGGCTAAATCAAGATTGCCGTGGTTGGTAGTTGGAGTTTTGGGAAGTTTAATGGCGGCCACTGTAATAAAAGGTTTTGAGTCGCAGTTGGCTAGAGTTACAGCCTTGGCTCTTTTTATTCCTATAATGGGTTCTACAGGCGGAAATGTTGGTATTCAAACGTCCTCCTTAATTGTTCAAAGCTTAGCCGAGAAGTCAGCACTTAGTTTGAGCCTTTCAGAAAGGTTGTTTAAGATAGCTAAAGTGGCACTTATTAATGGATTTGTTATAAGTGTGTTGGCGGGAGTTTATTTATATGCCATAGGCGAATCTCAATTGTTTTTGGTGGTTTGTTTAGCTCTTTTAGCGGTAGTTTTTCTAGCCTCATTTATGGGTACTGTTACACCTTTATTGCTAGATAAGGTAGGAATTAACCCAGCAGTAGCGTCGGGCCCATTCATTACCACTGCTAATGATTTAGTAGGAATAGGTACTTATTTTTTAATAGCCCATTGGCTTTTATAG
- a CDS encoding ammonium transporter produces the protein MDGLFTANNVWMMICTALVFFMHLGFSFLEIGLTRSKNTVNILFKNVFIICIGLLLYALCGFNLMYPGEFNGYFGFAGFGIALPENGLTVDYAGGGYTYWTDFLFQGMFAATAATIVSGAVAERIKLGSFMIFTILYVGIVYPIAGSWQWGGGFLSEMGFYDFAGSTLVHSVGGWAALVAIYLLGSRIGKFGEDGSSKPIPGHSLPLAAAGVLILWLGWFGFNGGSVLSADPAGTSLTLVTTCLAAAAGGMGAFIFDLLKNKQYDLTMMLNGILAGLVGITAGADQMMPLDSIFIGLIAGVIVVLSVSLIDKVKLDDPVGAVAVHLICGIFGTLAVGIFGAKGFFTTGSFEQLGIQFIGVACYAVFCLLTSGLILFGLKATLGLRVSREEEIDGLDDHEHGMSAYGDFVTK, from the coding sequence ATGGATGGATTATTTACCGCCAATAATGTATGGATGATGATCTGTACGGCCCTCGTGTTTTTTATGCACTTAGGCTTCTCATTTTTAGAAATAGGCTTAACCCGTTCTAAAAATACTGTTAACATCTTATTTAAAAACGTATTTATTATCTGTATCGGTCTTTTATTATATGCACTTTGTGGCTTTAATTTAATGTACCCAGGCGAGTTTAACGGCTACTTTGGTTTTGCTGGATTTGGAATCGCACTTCCAGAAAACGGTTTAACTGTGGATTATGCAGGTGGAGGTTATACTTACTGGACAGACTTCTTATTCCAAGGTATGTTTGCTGCCACAGCTGCTACTATAGTATCTGGTGCTGTAGCTGAGCGTATTAAGCTTGGAAGTTTCATGATTTTTACAATACTATATGTAGGAATTGTTTATCCAATTGCCGGTTCATGGCAGTGGGGTGGTGGTTTCTTAAGCGAAATGGGTTTTTATGATTTCGCAGGTTCTACTTTAGTTCACTCTGTAGGTGGATGGGCTGCATTGGTAGCTATTTATTTATTAGGTTCTAGAATTGGTAAATTTGGAGAAGATGGTTCTTCTAAGCCGATTCCTGGTCACAGTTTACCATTAGCTGCGGCTGGTGTGCTTATCCTTTGGTTAGGATGGTTTGGTTTTAACGGTGGTTCTGTATTATCTGCAGACCCAGCTGGTACTTCTTTAACTTTAGTTACTACTTGTTTAGCTGCGGCAGCAGGTGGTATGGGTGCGTTTATTTTTGATTTATTAAAAAATAAGCAATATGATTTAACTATGATGTTGAATGGTATTCTTGCAGGTCTTGTAGGTATTACTGCAGGTGCTGACCAAATGATGCCGCTTGATTCTATATTCATTGGTTTAATTGCTGGTGTTATTGTGGTGTTATCTGTATCACTTATTGATAAAGTCAAATTGGATGACCCTGTAGGAGCGGTTGCAGTACACTTAATCTGTGGTATCTTCGGAACCTTAGCAGTAGGTATATTTGGAGCTAAAGGCTTTTTTACTACAGGAAGTTTTGAGCAATTAGGAATTCAATTTATAGGAGTAGCATGTTATGCAGTTTTCTGTCTGCTTACTTCTGGATTAATACTTTTCGGCTTGAAAGCTACTTTAGGCTTACGAGTAAGTAGAGAAGAAGAAATAGATGGCTTAGATGACCATGAGCACGGTATGTCTGCTTATGGAGACTTCGTGACGAAATAA
- a CDS encoding P-II family nitrogen regulator has translation MKKIEAIIRKSKFSEVRDALHAVEVNFFSYWDVTGVGNEKEGHIYRTISYSTTDIQRRYVSIVVSDEFLDRTIEAITKAAYTGNVGDGKIFISEMLETVRIRTGEKGSPAIS, from the coding sequence ATGAAAAAAATCGAAGCCATAATTCGTAAGTCAAAGTTTTCTGAAGTTCGTGATGCTTTACACGCAGTAGAGGTTAACTTTTTCTCATACTGGGATGTAACTGGCGTTGGAAACGAAAAAGAAGGACATATCTACAGAACAATCAGTTACAGTACTACGGATATTCAGAGAAGATACGTGTCAATAGTTGTTTCTGATGAGTTTTTAGATAGAACTATCGAGGCTATTACTAAGGCTGCGTATACTGGAAACGTTGGCGATGGTAAAATCTTTATTTCGGAGATGTTAGAAACAGTAAGGATCCGCACAGGAGAAAAAGGAAGTCCGGCTATTAGCTAA
- a CDS encoding sugar phosphate isomerase/epimerase family protein, with product MKTIKGPAVFLAQFLGDEAPFNSLDGLADYMAGKGYKGIQLPTWDPRVIDLAKAAESKTYCDELKGKMKDKGLEITELSTHLQSQLVASHPTYDAMYDGFAPAEVQKNEPARRAWAIQQCKLGAQASKNLGLTTHVGFSGALAWPFLYPWPQRPAGLIETAFKELAARWKPILDTYDECGVDYCYELHPGEDVHDGTTFEMFLEALDGHPRANINYDPSHFVLQALDYVQFIDFYHERIKAFHVKDAEFNPTGKQGVYSAYAGWADRAGRFRSLGDGQVDFKAIFSKLSQYGYDGWAVLEWECCIKDSDQGATEGAPFIQDHIIEVVTRAFDDFASTGADEGFNRKVLGLD from the coding sequence ATGAAAACGATAAAAGGACCTGCAGTTTTTTTAGCACAGTTTCTGGGAGACGAAGCTCCCTTTAATTCTTTAGATGGTCTTGCTGATTACATGGCTGGTAAGGGGTACAAAGGTATTCAACTGCCAACTTGGGACCCAAGAGTTATAGATTTAGCTAAAGCTGCTGAGTCAAAGACCTATTGCGATGAGCTAAAGGGTAAAATGAAAGATAAAGGACTTGAAATTACTGAACTGAGCACGCATTTGCAGAGTCAGTTAGTAGCTTCTCATCCTACTTATGATGCCATGTATGATGGTTTTGCTCCAGCAGAGGTTCAAAAAAATGAGCCTGCTAGAAGAGCTTGGGCTATTCAGCAATGTAAATTAGGGGCACAGGCGTCTAAAAATTTAGGATTAACAACGCACGTTGGCTTTTCTGGAGCATTGGCCTGGCCTTTCTTATATCCATGGCCTCAGCGTCCTGCTGGTTTGATTGAAACTGCTTTTAAAGAATTAGCAGCTAGATGGAAGCCAATTTTAGATACGTATGATGAGTGCGGGGTTGATTATTGTTATGAACTTCATCCAGGTGAAGATGTACATGATGGTACTACATTTGAAATGTTTTTAGAGGCTCTAGACGGACATCCAAGAGCAAATATCAATTATGACCCGAGTCATTTTGTGTTGCAAGCTTTAGATTATGTTCAGTTTATTGATTTCTATCATGAAAGAATCAAAGCTTTCCATGTAAAAGATGCTGAGTTTAACCCTACAGGAAAACAAGGTGTTTACAGTGCGTATGCAGGTTGGGCTGACAGAGCTGGACGTTTCCGTTCATTAGGAGATGGCCAAGTGGACTTTAAAGCAATATTCAGTAAGTTGTCGCAATACGGTTATGACGGTTGGGCTGTTTTAGAGTGGGAGTGCTGTATCAAAGACTCAGACCAAGGAGCTACCGAAGGAGCACCATTTATTCAGGACCATATTATTGAAGTAGTGACTCGTGCATTTGATGATTTTGCTTCTACAGGAGCTGATGAGGGCTTTAATCGTAAAGTTTTAGGCTTAGATTAA